Proteins encoded by one window of Salvia splendens isolate huo1 chromosome 5, SspV2, whole genome shotgun sequence:
- the LOC121804889 gene encoding probable arabinosyltransferase ARAD1: MKPLIQILGLGMSKMGFVAYKSLFCWFLLTSSLFILSWLSVLRSTGYSHSVAFSIMPNSRLLRFSESSNLDESMGKRANWDNNLGKCGANEPMLRVFMYDLPSEFHFDLLGWKGVGENDVWPDIRVKVPDYPGGLNLQHSIEYWLTLDLLSSEFAENSIGRSAVRVHNSSEADVVFVPFFSSLCYNRFSKLRPGQNRSTNVVLQEKLVKFLTAQDEWKRSGGKDHIIVAHHPNSLLEARMKLWPAIFILSDFGRYPPTIANVEKDVIAPYRHVTESYVDDSSGFDTRPTLLYFQGAIYRKDGGIIRQELYYMLKNESDVHFTFGTYQKDGARQTSNGMRSSKFCLNIAGDTPSSNRLFDAIASHCVPVIISDEIELPNEDVLDYSEFCVFVSTTDALKQGFLLNLTRNIGKEEWTRMWKRLREIKHMYEYEYPSKENDAVQMIWQAVSRKVSGIRWRIHRNRRFSRTSAYRGRAVSSGSVPRNFG; the protein is encoded by the exons ATGAAACCACTGATACAAATTTTGGGTCTTGGCATGTCAAAAATGGGATTCGTTGCCTACAAATCCTTATTCTGTTGGTTCTTGTTGACATCATCATTGTTCATATTATCTTGGTTGTCAGTGCTAAGATCAACTGGGTACTCTCATTCTGTTGCTTTTAGTATAATGCCAAACTCTAGGCTGCTGCGATTCTCTGAAAGTTCGAATCTTGATGAATCAATGGGTAAGAGAGCAAACTGGGATAATAATTTAGGGAAATGTGGAGCTAATGAGCCAATGCTTAGGGTTTTCATGTATGATTTGCCATCAGAGTTTCATTTTGATCTATTAGGTTGGAAGGGTGTTGGGGAGAATGATGTGTGGCCCGACATCCGGGTTAAGGTTCCCGACTACCCCGGTGGGTTGAATCTGCAGCATAGCATAGAATACTGGCTGACTTTGGATCTCTTGAGCTCTGAATTTGCAGAGAATTCTATAGGTCGTAGTGCTGTGCGAGTGCATAATTCTAGCGAGGCAGATGTTGTGTTTGTGCCCTTTTTCTCGTCTTTATGCTATAATCGGTTCTCAAAGTTGAGGCCAGGCCAGAACAGGAGCACGAACGTTGTATTGCAGGAGAAGTTGGTTAAGTTCTTGACAGCTCAGGATGAATGGAAGAGGTCTGGTGGGAAAGATCACATAATTGTTGCTCACCATCCGAATAGTTTGTTAGAAGCGAGGATGAAGCTGTGGCCTGCAATATTCATTTTATCAGATTTCGGGAGGTATCCTCCAACCATTGCTAATGTTGAGAAAGATGTGATTGCCCCTTACAGGCACGTTACTGAGAGCTACGTGGATGACTCGTCTGGTTTTGATACTCGTCCCACCTTACTCTATTTTCAGGGTGCTATCTACAGAAAAGAT GGTGGAATAATTCGGCAGGAGTTATACTACATGCTGAAAAATGAATCGGATGTGCACTTCACTTTTGGAACTTACCAAAAGGACGGCGCTAGGCAGACTTCAAACGGCATGCGCTCATCCAAGTTCTGCCTCAACATAGCCGGTGACACGCCTTCATCAAACCGCCTCTTTGATGCTATAGCTAGCCACTGCGTGCCCGTCATCATCAGCGATGAGATCGAGCTTCCCAACGAAGACGTTCTAGACTACTCTGAGTTCTGCGTATTCGTCAGTACAACGGATGCTCTTAAACAAGGCTTTCTCTTGAATCTTACCAGGAATATTGGAAAAGAGGAGTGGACTAGGATGTGGAAGAGGCTGCGAGAAATCAAACACATGTATGAGTATGAGTATCCTTCCAAAGAGAACGATGCTGTTCAGATGATATGGCAGGCCGTTTCCCGCAAGGTTTCTGGCATCAGATGGAGGATTCACCGCAACAGGCGATTCTCTCGAACGAGCGCCTATAGAGGAAGAGCTGTTAGTTCTGGTTCCGTGCCCAGGAATTTTGGTTGA
- the LOC121804888 gene encoding transcription factor IIIB 60 kDa subunit-like isoform X1 gives MVRIWCPFCAVNVRTDTAEGKTCCSLCGRVLSEDNFTEEVQFTKSSDGQARMQGRFVASVQSHSESRERTLNEAYNGINDIMYALEIDGGDYIASAALRLYKLALDKNFTKGRRKEQVQASCLYIVCRAKDKPFLLIDFSEHLRINVYVLGAVFLQLCKVLSLEETGLLQKLVDPSLFIHRFADRLFRSKDQRISKSALQIVASMKRDWMQSGRKPSGICGAALYISALAHGLNCSKSDVIKTVHICEATLTKRMIEFENTESGGLTIEEFEKKSEELAALENNVEDKLQMKSRNGELLCSHKGDGKPQFAYGLCKDCYKEFMALSGGLNGGSEPPAFQHAERKRIMAEEAVADRSENLDSSALLGLTETNSKHLNYDGQRSLKNTQDGATQPADPDLTGATLKPKTMHGTIDGRTDASDFTLEESESLSDIDDFEVDVYINTEEEKNLKTTVWEEINREYLEEQKAKEAAAVVAKKAYEASFANCSGDVEGARKLAEAAAAAAAQIRREKRQKRAADLKNPGPPETAKDAFKQMLNGKPWSSKIRYELLEQLIDSDEQSPKKSRNETEAEAETKAESDHGDDYVEEDPEVDGAEVRKNIVMAKILTI, from the exons ATGGTGCGGATATGGTGTCCTTTCTGTGCCGTCAACGTTCGGACTGATACCGCTGAAGGAAAAAC TTGCTGTTCACTTTGTGGAAGGGTTCTATCTGAAGACAACTTCACAGAGGAAGTTCAGTTTACGAAATCATCTGATGGACAG GCACGCATGCAAGGTCGTTTTGTGGCGTCTGTCCAATCTCATTCAGAGAGTCGTGAGAGGACATTGAATGAAG CTTACAATGGAATAAATGATATAATGTATGCCTTGGAAATTGACGGTGGTGATTATATAGCTAGTGCAGCATTACGGTTATATAAG TTGGCACTAGATAAGAACTTCACAAAGGGGCGCAGGAAAGAACAAGTGCAAGCTTCTTGTCTTTATATTGTCTGTAG GGCTAAAGATAAGCCATTTCTTCTTATTGATTTCTCAGAACATCTAAGGATAAATGT CTATGTGCTAGGGGCAGTCTTTTTGCAGCTCTGCAAAGTTCTTAGCCTTGAAGAAACTGGTCTTTTGCAAAAGCTTGTGGATCCCAGCCTTTTCATTCACCGATTTGCTGATC GTCTATTTAGAAGCAAGGACCAACGTATTTCCAAAAGTGCACTTCAGATTGTGGCTAGCATGAAGCGTGATTGGATGCAG AGTGGAAGGAAACCAAGTGGGATATGTGGAGCTGCACTTTATATATCTGCTCTAGCACATGGTCTTAATTGTTCCAAATCTGATGTT ATAAAGACGGTCCACATATGTGAAGCAACATTGACAAAGCGGATGATTGAATTTGAGAATACCGAGTCAGGAGGTCTAACG ATTGAGGAGTTTGAGAAGAAGTCAGAGGAACTTGCTGCTCTGGAAAATAATGTTGAAGACAAATTACAAATGAAGTCTAGGAATGGTGAGCTTCTATGTAGTCATAAGGGTGATGGGAAACCTCAGTTTGCTTATGGTCTTTGTAAGGACTGCTACAAGGAG TTCATGGCACTTTCTGGAGGCCTTAATGGTGGATCAGAGCCCCCAGCTTTCCAGCATGCTGAGAGGAAAAGAATAATGGCCGAGGAAGCTGTTGCTGATAGATCTGAGAACCTAGATTCATCAGCATTGCTTGGACTGACTGAGACCAACagcaaacatttaaat tATGATGGACAAAGGAGCCTCAAGAATACTCAAGATGGAGCTACACAGCCAGCAGATCCTGATTTAACAG GAGCCACCTTGAAACCGAAAACCATGCATGGTACTATTGATGGCAGAACGGATGCTAGTGATTTTACTTTGGAAGAGTCAGAGAGTTTATCGGACATTGATGACTTTGAG GTGGATGTGTATATTAATACTGAGGAGGAGAAGAATTTGAAAACGACTGTATGGGAGGAGATTAACAGAGAATATCTCGAG GAGCAGAAAGCAAAAGAAGCTGCTGCAGTAGTTGCAAAGAAAGCTTATGAAGCCAGTTTTGCTAACTGCTCAGGTGATGTTGAAGGCGCAAGAAAGCTCGCTGAGGCAGCTGCAGCAGCAGCTGCACAGATTAGAAGG GAAAAACGACAGAAGCGAGCTGCTGATTTGAAAAATCCCGGGCCTCCTGAAACTGCTAAAGACGCATTTAAACAAATGTTAAATGGGAAG CCATGGAGTTCTAAAATTCGATATGAGTTACTGGAGCAGCTTATTGATTCG GATGAGCAGAGCCCCAAGAAGAGCCGGAATGAGACAGAGGCTGAGGCAGAGACGAAAGCAGAATCGGATCATGGAGACGATTATGTGGAAGAAGATCCTGAAGTAGATGGCGCAGAAGTACGGAAGAATATAGTTATGGCCAAGATATTAACGATTTGA
- the LOC121804888 gene encoding transcription factor IIIB 60 kDa subunit-like isoform X2 — protein sequence MVRIWCPFCAVNVRTDTAEGKTCCSLCGRVLSEDNFTEEVQFTKSSDGQARMQGRFVASVQSHSESRERTLNEAYNGINDIMYALEIDGGDYIASAALRLYKLALDKNFTKGRRKEQVQASCLYIVCRAKDKPFLLIDFSEHLRINVYVLGAVFLQLCKVLSLEETGLLQKLVDPSLFIHRFADRLFRSKDQRISKSALQIVASMKRDWMQSGRKPSGICGAALYISALAHGLNCSKSDVIKTVHICEATLTKRMIEFENTESGGLTIEEFEKKSEELAALENNVEDKLQMKSRNGELLCSHKGDGKPQFAYGLCKDCYKEFMALSGGLNGGSEPPAFQHAERKRIMAEEAVADRSENLDSSALLGLTETNSKHLNYDGQRSLKNTQDGATQPADPDLTGATLKPKTMHGTIDGRTDASDFTLEESESLSDIDDFEVDVYINTEEEKNLKTTVWEEINREYLEEQKAKEAAAVVAKKAYEASFANCSGDVEGARKLAEAAAAAAAQIRRVESS from the exons ATGGTGCGGATATGGTGTCCTTTCTGTGCCGTCAACGTTCGGACTGATACCGCTGAAGGAAAAAC TTGCTGTTCACTTTGTGGAAGGGTTCTATCTGAAGACAACTTCACAGAGGAAGTTCAGTTTACGAAATCATCTGATGGACAG GCACGCATGCAAGGTCGTTTTGTGGCGTCTGTCCAATCTCATTCAGAGAGTCGTGAGAGGACATTGAATGAAG CTTACAATGGAATAAATGATATAATGTATGCCTTGGAAATTGACGGTGGTGATTATATAGCTAGTGCAGCATTACGGTTATATAAG TTGGCACTAGATAAGAACTTCACAAAGGGGCGCAGGAAAGAACAAGTGCAAGCTTCTTGTCTTTATATTGTCTGTAG GGCTAAAGATAAGCCATTTCTTCTTATTGATTTCTCAGAACATCTAAGGATAAATGT CTATGTGCTAGGGGCAGTCTTTTTGCAGCTCTGCAAAGTTCTTAGCCTTGAAGAAACTGGTCTTTTGCAAAAGCTTGTGGATCCCAGCCTTTTCATTCACCGATTTGCTGATC GTCTATTTAGAAGCAAGGACCAACGTATTTCCAAAAGTGCACTTCAGATTGTGGCTAGCATGAAGCGTGATTGGATGCAG AGTGGAAGGAAACCAAGTGGGATATGTGGAGCTGCACTTTATATATCTGCTCTAGCACATGGTCTTAATTGTTCCAAATCTGATGTT ATAAAGACGGTCCACATATGTGAAGCAACATTGACAAAGCGGATGATTGAATTTGAGAATACCGAGTCAGGAGGTCTAACG ATTGAGGAGTTTGAGAAGAAGTCAGAGGAACTTGCTGCTCTGGAAAATAATGTTGAAGACAAATTACAAATGAAGTCTAGGAATGGTGAGCTTCTATGTAGTCATAAGGGTGATGGGAAACCTCAGTTTGCTTATGGTCTTTGTAAGGACTGCTACAAGGAG TTCATGGCACTTTCTGGAGGCCTTAATGGTGGATCAGAGCCCCCAGCTTTCCAGCATGCTGAGAGGAAAAGAATAATGGCCGAGGAAGCTGTTGCTGATAGATCTGAGAACCTAGATTCATCAGCATTGCTTGGACTGACTGAGACCAACagcaaacatttaaat tATGATGGACAAAGGAGCCTCAAGAATACTCAAGATGGAGCTACACAGCCAGCAGATCCTGATTTAACAG GAGCCACCTTGAAACCGAAAACCATGCATGGTACTATTGATGGCAGAACGGATGCTAGTGATTTTACTTTGGAAGAGTCAGAGAGTTTATCGGACATTGATGACTTTGAG GTGGATGTGTATATTAATACTGAGGAGGAGAAGAATTTGAAAACGACTGTATGGGAGGAGATTAACAGAGAATATCTCGAG GAGCAGAAAGCAAAAGAAGCTGCTGCAGTAGTTGCAAAGAAAGCTTATGAAGCCAGTTTTGCTAACTGCTCAGGTGATGTTGAAGGCGCAAGAAAGCTCGCTGAGGCAGCTGCAGCAGCAGCTGCACAGATTAGAAGGGTGGAGTCCTCATAa
- the LOC121803916 gene encoding uncharacterized protein LOC121803916, which yields MADQGASQKVDKKETTELLILLEEILRNHRSNMLLIMMFVTLARSSAHKRKRGGRDTAEEMIDSIPTHVKQLDRLIRVSDRSCIDNLRMDRNTFGRLCRILRCRAGLADQKFVTVEEQVAIFLSILAHHKKTRVVGHDFMRSPETVSKYTHLVLRGVLNLHELLLMKPEPVGDDCTDSRWKWFKLRFVYVLPGWEGSAGDSRVLRDAISRPLGLKVPKDCYYLCDNAYANSEGFITPYKGLRYHLKEWGHGTQAPQTADELFNLKHSKARNVIERSFAVLKMRWGILRSPSFYPIKVQTGLIIACFLLHNFIRTHMEVDPYEELVLAQHEDGYESDPDDPLVPTISTVAPTPMWTKKRDDLAAAMWAHRPNV from the exons ATGGCCGACCAAGGCGCTTCTCAGAAG GTCGATAAAAAGGAAACAACCGAGCTGCTGATTTTGCTTGAGGAAATACTAAGAAACCATCGGTCGAACATGCTCCTTATCATGATGTTTGTCACACTGGCCAGATCTAGTGCACATAAAAGAAAACGGGGTGGACGAGATACGGCGGAGGAAATGATTGACTCCATCCCTACTCATGTCAAGCAGCTGGATAGGCTCATCCGTGTTTCTGATCGTTCGTGTATAGATAATCTGCGGATGGATAGAAACACTTTCGGAAGATTATGTCGCATTCTGCGTTGTCGGGCTGGATTAGCAGACCAAAAATTCGTCACCGTGGAGGAACAAGTTGCTATATTCTTGTCCATTCTAGCACACCACAAAAAGACTCGGGTTGTTGGCCACGATTTCATGCGTTCTCCTGAAACAGTGtctaaatacacacatttgGTGCTCCGTGGGGTGCTCAATTTGCATGAGCTGTTATTAATGAAACCTGAACCGGTTGGTGATGACTGCACGGACTCACGTTGGAAGTGGTTTAAG CTTCGGTTCGTTTACGTACTGCCAGGATGGGAGGGTTCGGCAGGTGATTCGAGGGTATTACGCGATGCAATCAGTCGGCCTCTCGGGCTGAAAGTACCCAAAG ATTGCTATTATCTCTGCGACAATGCGTATGCCAACAGCGAGGGATTCATCACACCCTACAAAGGCCTTCGGTACCATTTGAAGGAGTGGGGTCATGGAACCCAAGCACCGCAAACAGCCGACGAATTGTTCAACTTGAAGCACTCTAAAGCTCGGAACGTGATTGAGCGTTCGTTTGCTGTGCTCAAGATGCGTTGGGGAATACTTCGCAGCCCAAGCTTCTATCCTATCAAGGTCCAAACGGGCTTGATAATTGCCTGTTTCTTGCTTCATAATTTTATACGCACTCATATGGAGGTGGATCCGTACGAGGAATTGGTTCTGGCTCAACATGAAGACGGTTATGAGAGTGATCCCGATGACCCTTTGGTGCCCACTATCTCTACCGTCGCGCCAACACCCATGTGGACGAAGAAGAGGGACGACCTTGCTGCTGCGATGTGGGCTCATAGGCCAAACGTTTGA